The window GGCGCGCTTCAGCGAGCCGCCGCCGTTGACCACCAGGACCGCCCCTGACCCGGCCGCTCCAGCACCTGACGGACCAGGGCGTTGTCGTCCAGTACGCTGAGGGTGCGGATCGGTCCGTGGAAGGCAGGGACCTGACCGAAGCTGAGGAACGGGATCTGGCAGACCTTCACCGCCTCGGGGTGGGCGTCGCAAAGATCGGCGGTGGCGGCTGTGGCGGGGGTCATGAGAGGCTCCGGTTTCTTGCAGCCAAGTCTGCCCGGTAGGGCGTCCTGTCTTCCCCTTGCCGTCATCCCCGCGCGAAGCGGACCCGCAAGCCAGGAGCTTGATGCTTCTCCCGGTCAGCGCCTCCCTTCTCCCCGATGGGGAAGGGCGCTCTATTCCGGCTTGCTCAGATCAATGCCCGCCAGCTTCCAACCGAACAGGTTGCGGCGCTTCATCAGCAGGGAGACCCGCTCGTCCGGCTGGTCATCGCGGGTCAGGGTGACGGCGAAGGTGTCGAGGTCGCGGTAGCCCCAGGACTGACGCACCTTCTTGCTCTCGGACCTCGTCCCGGTCTCCGGCTCGACCTTGGCCAGGTCAGGCTTGGGCGCCTTGCCCTCCTGCACCATGGCCGAGATGGCCTGGGGCGTGACGAAGGCGTCCACCGCGCCGCCCACGAGCGCCGGGGCCAGCAGCATGCCCAGGCCCGACAGGCCGCTGTCGCCCAGTCGGCTGTCCTTGCGCATCTCGGCGACCATGCGTTCGCTCAGTTCGTCCTTGAGGCTGGCGCGAAAGGCGGGAAAGCGGACCTGGCGCTCCAGCGCCTTTCGTCACCCGTTCTGGCCGCCTGCACCAGCGAGCGCGCCGCCAGCAAGGGCGACGCGGCATAGGTCAGGACGAAGACCGCCACGGCGGCGCCCCCAGTCGAATAATCAGTTTCTGGTTCATCGGCCCTCCCCTGCCTTACGAACGCGACGGGCAAGCGACATGTGACGCACACGACCTCGGAAACCCCAATGACATTAAGGGCATGGTTCGACGGGGGCTCAAGGGTCGTTAACCCTTGGACGGCGGTTGGGGTGGCGGTGGACAGCAAAAGGCCCGCCGGATTTCTCCAACGGGCCTTGATGTTCACGACCTCGCGCTCAAGCAGC of the Brevundimonas pondensis genome contains:
- a CDS encoding RraA family protein, with product MTPATAATADLCDAHPEAVKVCQIPFLSFGQVPAFHGPIRTLSVLDDNALVRQVLERPGQGRSWWSTAAAR
- a CDS encoding DUF2939 domain-containing protein is translated as MERQVRFPAFRASLKDELSERMVAEMRKDSRLGDSGLSGLGMLLAPALVGGAVDAFVTPQAISAMVQEGKAPKPDLAKVEPETGTRSESKKVRQSWGYRDLDTFAVTLTRDDQPDERVSLLMKRRNLFGWKLAGIDLSKPE